Proteins from a genomic interval of Rhodopseudomonas julia:
- a CDS encoding putative bifunctional diguanylate cyclase/phosphodiesterase codes for MRKIAASFADMFRGKARKDGRKVAATQPLEETSGRETAPATTPQVIEAGREAIKKASPAKEKKTKAAKRQKNVARSASSRRGSIAGDRTVAVFVTFVGLVTAALTAGVVYYSADELYSKYVRSEALERATFAAGRLEEAGLQGGDGSISAEEDVALKTILAMPDVFRIEVFNRAGERVRELSDLKGAAEIAPVGRDEARALIAAGQGALSWQDRRAEEGREPSYYSRTLVPIQDANGETGGAIAVYLDHSADEAGFWQWLTGILGTILVLALVAFTIPAVSLLLRTRQKREVYEELTYVSGHDTLTGLSNRDEFLRTLEIEIRRQSDEGHHLALHYIDIDRFKEINDTHGHAAGDEFLKQVAERLRDVVEKPQYLARLGGDEFAIIQLEAGGTKYAEIHARRIGSALNGVYKIGETENTEVVASASIGIAVSPEHGENANELLKNADLALNKVKAGGRNDISVFTTELTTSMQGRLEMQAILRKAFREKWFVLYFQPQYDLVTRRLTGFEALLRLKHPERGVVSPTEFIPVAEETGLIEPIGEWILKESCRAASLWPEHLTLAVNLSPAQFKKGNLPRLIAKTLKQTALKADRLEVEITEGLLLETSNRVLSQLREIKKMGVALIMDDFGTGYSSLSYLWRFSFDGIKIDRSFVHGVGVGGQVEKLLRSIIRLGISLDLKVTAEGVESAQQAHFLVANDCRNVQGFLFGWPVPKDEVATVIAKDIRVGTRAAQNRHDATKSEAQAPNEHAPEEEVRKSRNAA; via the coding sequence ATGCGTAAAATAGCGGCCTCCTTCGCGGACATGTTCCGAGGCAAGGCGAGAAAAGACGGCCGAAAGGTCGCGGCAACACAGCCCCTCGAAGAGACATCAGGCCGCGAAACCGCGCCTGCAACGACGCCACAGGTGATCGAAGCCGGCCGCGAGGCAATCAAGAAGGCTTCCCCCGCCAAGGAGAAGAAGACCAAAGCTGCAAAACGGCAGAAGAACGTGGCTCGCTCTGCCTCCAGCCGACGTGGCTCGATCGCGGGCGACCGGACGGTCGCGGTCTTCGTCACCTTCGTCGGGCTCGTCACGGCAGCACTGACCGCCGGTGTCGTCTATTATTCGGCCGACGAACTCTATTCGAAATATGTGCGATCGGAGGCGCTCGAGCGCGCGACCTTTGCGGCGGGCCGGCTTGAAGAAGCCGGTCTGCAAGGCGGAGATGGCAGCATCTCCGCGGAGGAAGACGTCGCCCTCAAGACGATTCTGGCGATGCCGGATGTTTTCCGCATCGAGGTGTTCAACCGGGCGGGCGAACGCGTCCGCGAGCTGAGCGATCTGAAGGGCGCTGCGGAGATTGCGCCTGTCGGTCGCGATGAAGCCCGGGCGCTCATTGCGGCAGGGCAGGGAGCACTGAGTTGGCAGGACCGTCGTGCTGAGGAGGGCCGCGAGCCTTCCTATTACAGCCGCACCCTGGTGCCGATCCAGGATGCCAACGGAGAGACCGGCGGGGCGATCGCAGTCTATCTCGATCACAGCGCCGACGAGGCGGGTTTCTGGCAGTGGCTGACCGGGATCCTTGGGACAATCCTGGTGCTGGCGCTCGTTGCCTTCACGATCCCTGCGGTCAGTCTGCTCCTGCGCACGCGCCAGAAGCGCGAGGTCTATGAGGAACTCACATATGTCAGTGGCCACGATACGCTGACCGGTCTCAGCAATCGCGACGAATTTCTAAGGACGCTGGAAATCGAGATCCGGCGTCAAAGCGACGAAGGTCATCATCTCGCCCTCCACTACATCGACATCGACCGCTTCAAGGAAATCAACGACACGCATGGTCATGCCGCCGGCGATGAGTTTCTGAAGCAGGTGGCAGAGCGATTGCGCGATGTCGTGGAGAAGCCCCAATATCTGGCGCGGCTCGGTGGCGACGAATTCGCCATCATTCAGCTCGAGGCCGGTGGCACCAAATACGCAGAAATCCATGCCAGACGCATCGGGTCCGCTCTCAACGGCGTCTACAAGATCGGAGAAACGGAGAACACGGAAGTCGTCGCAAGCGCGTCGATCGGCATCGCCGTCTCGCCAGAACATGGCGAAAACGCCAACGAGCTCCTGAAGAATGCAGACCTCGCCTTGAACAAGGTTAAGGCGGGGGGACGCAACGATATTTCCGTCTTTACGACGGAGCTGACCACATCGATGCAGGGACGCCTGGAAATGCAGGCGATCCTCCGCAAGGCTTTCCGAGAGAAGTGGTTCGTCCTCTATTTCCAGCCTCAATACGATCTGGTGACGCGGCGCCTTACGGGCTTTGAGGCGCTCTTGCGGCTGAAACACCCCGAGCGCGGTGTCGTCTCTCCGACGGAGTTCATTCCGGTCGCGGAAGAGACCGGCCTCATTGAGCCGATCGGCGAGTGGATATTGAAGGAATCATGCCGTGCGGCAAGCCTTTGGCCGGAGCATTTGACTCTGGCCGTGAACCTCTCTCCGGCGCAGTTCAAGAAAGGCAACCTGCCGCGCCTGATCGCCAAGACATTGAAGCAGACCGCGCTCAAGGCGGACCGGCTTGAGGTGGAGATCACCGAAGGTCTGCTTTTGGAGACGTCCAATCGTGTGCTGTCGCAGCTTCGCGAGATCAAGAAGATGGGGGTCGCCCTCATCATGGACGATTTTGGCACCGGCTATTCCAGCCTGAGCTATCTTTGGCGCTTCTCCTTCGACGGCATCAAGATCGATCGCTCTTTCGTGCATGGTGTGGGCGTCGGCGGGCAGGTGGAGAAGCTTCTGCGCTCCATCATCAGGCTCGGCATCTCGCTTGACCTGAAGGTGACGGCTGAGGGCGTGGAAAGCGCCCAGCAGGCGCACTTCCTCGTCGCCAATGACTGCCGCAACGTTCAAGGCTTTCTGTTTGGCTGGCCGGTTCCGAAGGATGAGGTCGCGACGGTGATCGCCAAGGATATTCGCGTGGGCACACGTGCCGCTCAAAACCGTCACGATGCGACGAAGAGCGAGGCGCAAGCGCCGAACGAGCACGCGCCCGAAGAAGAGGTGCGGAAGAGCCGGAACGCGGCCTAA
- a CDS encoding anhydro-N-acetylmuramic acid kinase: MTKFRSTLGVISGTSMDGVDVALLESDGESVGDIGPAATYPLDDAHRALLRRAMTAAKGGAVRGEPIIEEAEAAVTKAHEAALRRFVSDHALRLEDIACVGFHGQTVFHAPERGITLQLGDGQALADSLGVPIAWDFRTADVAAGGEGAPLVPVYHRALAQRLGRGLPIAFVNIGGVANVTYVGEGDTLIALDTGPGNALIDDLLSARRGLAFDADGEITMSGHPDVARVERWLAHPFFARPAPKSLDRDAFAAADVTGLGDQDAAATLAAFTASALNRGFHLLPQVPDFVVVCGGGRLNRGLMMLLSSELAPAEVVAAEDVGLDGDAIEAQAFAYLALRVKEGLPLTFPGTTGAPRPLPGGRWSRPNRNN; the protein is encoded by the coding sequence GTGACAAAATTTCGTAGCACTTTGGGCGTGATCAGCGGCACCTCGATGGACGGGGTCGATGTCGCGCTGCTTGAAAGCGACGGCGAAAGCGTGGGCGATATCGGCCCTGCCGCGACTTATCCTCTCGACGATGCGCACCGGGCTTTGCTGAGGCGCGCGATGACGGCCGCAAAGGGCGGCGCCGTGCGAGGCGAGCCGATCATCGAGGAGGCGGAGGCTGCTGTCACCAAAGCGCATGAGGCTGCCCTCCGTCGCTTTGTGAGCGATCACGCGTTGCGGCTTGAAGACATCGCCTGCGTCGGATTTCACGGGCAGACCGTCTTCCATGCGCCCGAACGCGGCATCACGCTCCAACTCGGCGACGGTCAGGCGCTCGCCGATTCGCTTGGCGTTCCAATTGCCTGGGACTTCCGAACAGCAGATGTGGCTGCAGGTGGCGAGGGTGCGCCTCTCGTCCCGGTTTATCATCGTGCACTTGCCCAGCGCCTTGGCCGCGGATTGCCGATCGCCTTCGTCAATATCGGCGGGGTCGCCAATGTGACCTATGTCGGCGAGGGCGACACGTTGATCGCGCTCGACACCGGACCGGGCAATGCGCTGATCGACGATCTTCTGTCGGCGCGCCGAGGACTGGCCTTCGATGCCGACGGAGAAATCACGATGAGCGGGCATCCGGACGTCGCGCGCGTCGAGAGGTGGCTCGCGCATCCGTTCTTTGCCCGGCCGGCCCCCAAATCTCTCGATAGAGACGCCTTTGCCGCGGCTGATGTCACCGGGCTTGGCGACCAGGATGCCGCTGCCACGCTTGCCGCCTTCACGGCGTCCGCGTTGAATCGAGGTTTTCATCTTCTGCCGCAAGTCCCGGATTTTGTTGTCGTTTGCGGAGGCGGTCGGCTGAACCGAGGCTTGATGATGCTGCTTTCGTCGGAGCTAGCTCCGGCCGAGGTCGTCGCGGCGGAGGATGTGGGCCTCGACGGAGATGCGATCGAGGCGCAGGCTTTCGCATATCTTGCGCTCAGGGTGAAGGAAGGCTTGCCGCTCACATTCCCCGGGACGACGGGCGCTCCGCGGCCCTTGCCCGGGGGCCGCTGGAGTCGTCCGAACCGCAACAATTAA
- the tyrS gene encoding tyrosine--tRNA ligase: MTTFRSDFLNTLQARGFIHQISDPEGLDSLLSKEMVSAYIGFDCTARSLHAGSLVQIMMLYWLQQTGHRPIALMGGGTTRIGDPSGRDESRKILSDAEIEANKQGIRRAFDPLLHFGETGNDAIMPDNADWLLKLNYIDVLRDVGRHFSVNQMIQRDSVRLRLEREQHLSLLEFNYMVLQAYDYVELHRRYGARLQMGGSDQWGNIVSGVDLGRRMEQVEMFALTTPLLTTATGAKMGKTAEGAVWLNPDMLSAYEYWQFWRNSADADVGRFLKLFTILPLDEIERLAALQGEEINEAKKILATEATALLHGRNAANDAEETARRTFEAGQTGDALPSVEVDRSELEAGIGVLSAFVRAGLATSNGEVRRLIRSGGIKVNDAPVSDERAQIGLSDLSEDGAVKLSSGRKKHALLRMGGAA, encoded by the coding sequence ATGACCACGTTTCGATCCGATTTCCTCAACACGCTCCAAGCACGGGGCTTCATCCATCAAATCTCCGACCCGGAAGGGCTCGACAGCCTTTTGTCGAAGGAGATGGTGAGCGCGTATATCGGCTTCGACTGCACGGCACGGAGCCTCCATGCCGGCAGCCTCGTGCAGATCATGATGCTTTATTGGCTGCAGCAGACAGGGCATCGCCCGATCGCGCTGATGGGCGGAGGCACAACCCGGATCGGCGATCCGTCCGGGCGCGATGAAAGCCGCAAAATCCTCTCCGATGCCGAGATCGAAGCCAACAAACAGGGCATCCGACGCGCCTTCGACCCGCTTCTGCATTTTGGCGAGACCGGCAACGACGCCATCATGCCGGACAATGCCGACTGGCTTTTGAAGCTCAACTACATCGATGTTCTGCGCGATGTCGGGCGGCATTTCTCCGTCAACCAGATGATTCAGCGCGATTCCGTGCGTCTCAGGCTGGAGCGTGAACAGCACCTCTCCTTGCTGGAGTTCAACTACATGGTGCTGCAGGCCTACGATTACGTCGAGCTTCACCGCCGTTATGGCGCGCGCCTTCAGATGGGCGGCTCCGACCAATGGGGCAATATCGTTTCCGGCGTCGATCTTGGACGCCGCATGGAACAGGTGGAAATGTTTGCCCTCACCACCCCGCTTCTGACGACCGCGACCGGCGCCAAGATGGGCAAAACCGCGGAGGGCGCTGTCTGGCTCAACCCCGACATGCTGTCGGCGTACGAGTATTGGCAGTTCTGGCGCAACTCCGCCGATGCCGATGTCGGTCGCTTCTTAAAGCTTTTCACAATCCTTCCCCTCGACGAGATCGAACGCCTGGCAGCCTTGCAAGGCGAAGAGATCAACGAGGCGAAGAAGATCCTCGCCACGGAAGCCACAGCCCTCCTCCATGGTCGGAACGCGGCGAACGATGCCGAAGAAACAGCACGGCGCACCTTCGAAGCCGGTCAGACGGGTGATGCTTTGCCGAGCGTCGAAGTGGATCGCAGTGAGCTCGAGGCTGGGATCGGCGTGCTTTCCGCCTTCGTGCGCGCTGGCCTTGCCACATCCAATGGTGAGGTGCGGCGGCTCATCCGCAGCGGAGGCATCAAGGTCAACGACGCACCTGTCAGCGATGAACGTGCCCAGATCGGCCTTTCCGATCTGTCCGAGGACGGCGCCGTGAAGCTTTCCAGCGGCCGCAAGAAGCATGCTCTGCTGCGCATGGGTGGGGCGGCGTAG
- a CDS encoding YhdP family protein: MRRILRAAFLSLLVVLSLLVLVAGSLVYSLTGEGFGPTWLRDRLEARLEDRVPPGAQVELGSIRAYWEAGSGLVLEAGDVDFSFGPALHIKAKTMAVSSSLRDWRETWIKPRHVRISQVEVSLQLPESAAQAQPRAELIRQFARSFAEGVVEADVTLRKLGFEDFEVENIKLELPRSDLPPLTGQISDFTWQPLGEERSKLWLQASAAGAFWSLTVERTRESGADIVELNLDDLPLATLVPTLANPQTQQSYAGRLQLHARFKAGVDDVQLLGEIGLTPGPVTIDDDSSFYLNDARFAFTLPPKGDEILFKRAYVASSAGLFGLAVALDLNDVDEPVEVRARMPSGVVFAPGGVREQVRGEFDVTFDPARGSVSIDRFSVANPAGNISVVGGWHPDGASPGLALAVSISEMPSSLFVALWPGFLAPGVLHWLQDNLKEGVVGPVELQVALPPDHIGPEGKDKVLPKYGLSGDVPFHSGRFTPAPDLPDFVNAKGSVRLADATATIALDSADVAVPNYPALSAAGSLLVIPDLGGKDAVGDLTLRLIGPAGALAALSNTGPLDVAKSKGISPDDLSGEAELSLVAAVPLKKEASLLSVEPKFELVLRGFSSKAQIEGHSVADADLTLSGVPDAYRVAGKARLDGIEANIDMTGGGTGKSDTDVALVLDKAARDRLGIDLEDYLSGPVIASISAEDDGTQLISLDLTKARVRLAPISWEKGAGVAASAEFRVKTSTSGRAVEGLSLKGEGFHASGSLKLTSDGKLDSLDLYDVALRPGDDFAVKANVTGGDTRISVSGSQLDARGLIRSLKSAKKGAVAGMAPIHLDIALDRVKGENDVTAFGIKGAAEIAGGRLHGLNLSGVLGEAAGGAFNWRITENSKLREQVLDAADGGAVLRFVDLYARVRDGLLTLVMRGPSGGDSVSGEAWLRDFRVVEEAALAEAVRPATRKRDQPGSQRAREQITEEVDTSNMTFTKLRVPFRMEKGVIAIDEAYLRGPMLGATASGTINVTDEKIALSGTFIPAFGINNMAGTIPIFGQILGGGQNEGLVGVTFKLFGNLDNPSLKMNLMSAIAPGIFRKIFEYR; this comes from the coding sequence ATGCGTCGGATCCTTCGCGCCGCTTTTCTATCCCTGCTTGTGGTGCTCAGTCTGTTGGTTCTGGTCGCGGGCAGCCTCGTTTACAGCCTGACCGGTGAGGGCTTCGGTCCGACTTGGCTGCGGGACCGTCTCGAGGCGAGGCTCGAAGACCGTGTCCCGCCCGGAGCCCAGGTCGAGCTTGGCAGCATCCGTGCGTACTGGGAAGCTGGCAGCGGCCTCGTGCTTGAAGCGGGAGACGTCGACTTCAGCTTCGGCCCCGCCTTGCACATCAAGGCGAAGACGATGGCCGTTTCCTCGTCGCTGCGCGACTGGCGCGAGACCTGGATCAAGCCGCGGCATGTGCGGATCTCGCAAGTGGAAGTGTCCCTGCAATTGCCGGAAAGTGCCGCACAGGCGCAGCCACGCGCCGAATTGATCCGCCAGTTCGCGCGCTCCTTCGCCGAAGGCGTCGTCGAAGCGGACGTCACCTTGCGCAAGCTCGGATTCGAGGATTTCGAGGTCGAGAACATCAAGCTCGAATTGCCGCGTTCCGATCTTCCACCTTTGACCGGCCAGATTTCCGATTTCACCTGGCAGCCGCTTGGAGAGGAGCGCAGCAAACTGTGGCTCCAGGCGTCTGCGGCTGGGGCTTTCTGGTCATTGACCGTAGAGCGCACGCGCGAGAGCGGCGCCGACATCGTGGAGCTCAATCTCGACGATCTCCCGCTTGCGACGCTCGTTCCAACATTGGCGAATCCGCAGACGCAACAAAGCTATGCCGGTCGCTTGCAGCTTCATGCCCGCTTTAAGGCCGGTGTTGATGACGTGCAGCTTCTGGGCGAGATCGGACTGACGCCGGGGCCCGTCACGATCGACGACGATAGCTCCTTCTATCTGAACGATGCGCGCTTTGCCTTTACGTTGCCGCCCAAAGGCGACGAGATACTCTTCAAGCGGGCCTATGTAGCAAGTTCTGCCGGCCTGTTTGGGCTGGCCGTGGCGCTCGATCTCAACGATGTCGACGAACCGGTGGAGGTACGTGCGCGAATGCCCTCCGGCGTGGTCTTTGCCCCGGGCGGTGTGCGCGAACAGGTGCGGGGCGAATTCGACGTCACATTCGATCCGGCTCGCGGCAGCGTCTCGATCGATCGTTTCTCGGTCGCCAATCCTGCCGGCAACATCAGCGTCGTTGGTGGCTGGCATCCCGACGGCGCCTCTCCGGGCCTCGCCTTGGCCGTATCCATCAGCGAGATGCCGAGTTCGCTCTTCGTGGCGCTCTGGCCGGGATTCCTGGCGCCAGGCGTGCTCCATTGGCTTCAGGACAATCTCAAAGAGGGCGTCGTTGGACCCGTTGAGTTGCAGGTAGCATTGCCGCCCGATCACATCGGTCCCGAGGGCAAGGACAAGGTTCTGCCGAAGTATGGCTTGTCCGGAGATGTGCCGTTTCATTCTGGGCGTTTCACGCCCGCTCCCGATCTGCCGGATTTCGTCAATGCGAAAGGCTCTGTAAGGCTGGCTGACGCCACGGCGACGATTGCGTTGGATTCAGCCGATGTCGCGGTGCCGAACTATCCGGCGCTCTCAGCCGCTGGGTCATTGCTCGTTATTCCCGACCTCGGAGGCAAGGACGCCGTCGGCGACCTCACCCTGCGCCTCATTGGTCCGGCGGGCGCTCTTGCCGCGCTTTCCAATACTGGTCCGCTAGACGTGGCTAAGTCGAAAGGCATTTCCCCAGACGACTTGTCGGGTGAGGCCGAGCTTTCGCTCGTTGCGGCGGTGCCTTTGAAGAAAGAGGCTTCGCTTCTCTCGGTGGAGCCGAAATTCGAGCTCGTCTTGCGCGGTTTTTCGAGCAAGGCGCAGATCGAAGGCCACTCCGTCGCAGATGCTGACTTGACGTTGAGTGGTGTTCCCGACGCCTATCGGGTTGCGGGCAAGGCTCGCCTCGACGGAATTGAGGCGAACATCGACATGACGGGGGGGGGGACTGGCAAGTCCGATACCGATGTCGCACTCGTACTGGACAAGGCGGCGCGAGATCGCCTTGGCATCGATCTGGAGGACTATCTTTCCGGACCCGTGATCGCGTCCATATCGGCGGAGGATGACGGAACCCAGCTCATCAGTCTCGATCTGACGAAGGCGCGGGTACGTTTGGCTCCAATTTCCTGGGAGAAGGGAGCGGGTGTCGCTGCCAGTGCCGAGTTCCGCGTGAAGACGAGCACGTCGGGTCGTGCCGTCGAGGGACTTTCGCTGAAAGGCGAGGGGTTTCACGCGTCGGGATCGTTGAAGCTCACTTCGGACGGAAAGCTCGACAGTCTCGATCTTTACGATGTGGCGCTGCGGCCAGGCGATGATTTCGCTGTGAAGGCAAACGTCACAGGCGGTGATACGCGCATCAGCGTGAGCGGGTCACAGCTCGATGCGCGAGGTCTCATCCGGTCACTGAAAAGCGCCAAGAAGGGCGCGGTGGCGGGCATGGCGCCGATACATCTCGATATCGCGCTTGATCGGGTGAAGGGTGAAAACGATGTCACGGCTTTCGGCATCAAGGGCGCTGCAGAGATCGCAGGCGGTCGCCTCCACGGGCTGAACCTTTCGGGCGTCCTCGGGGAAGCTGCCGGTGGCGCATTCAACTGGCGCATCACCGAGAACTCGAAGCTGCGGGAGCAGGTGCTGGATGCGGCCGATGGTGGGGCGGTCCTGCGGTTTGTCGATCTTTATGCACGTGTCCGCGATGGGCTTCTCACTCTCGTCATGCGCGGTCCGTCAGGTGGCGACAGCGTCTCCGGAGAGGCATGGTTGCGGGATTTCCGCGTTGTGGAAGAGGCCGCACTCGCCGAAGCCGTGCGTCCGGCAACGCGCAAGCGCGACCAACCGGGGTCGCAACGGGCGCGCGAGCAGATCACCGAGGAGGTCGACACCTCCAACATGACCTTCACCAAACTCCGCGTCCCCTTCCGCATGGAGAAGGGAGTTATCGCGATCGATGAAGCCTATCTGCGCGGGCCCATGCTGGGAGCGACCGCCAGCGGGACCATCAATGTCACGGATGAGAAGATCGCCTTAAGCGGGACCTTCATCCCGGCTTTCGGTATCAACAATATGGCGGGTACGATTCCGATCTTCGGCCAAATCCTCGGCGGAGGTCAGAACGAGGGCCTGGTCGGCGTGACCTTCAAACTCTTCGGCAACCTCGACAATCCATCTCTCAAGATGAACCTGATGTCGGCAATCGCTCCCGGCATCTTCCGCAAGATCTTCGAATACCGCTGA
- the bcp gene encoding thioredoxin-dependent thiol peroxidase: MAKAPDVGDPAPDFTLPTDGGGEFSLAAHRGEPVVIYFYPKDNTPGCTKEAISFSSEIEAFRSAGISVVGISPDSAASHDKFKTKHDLSVTLVSDEDTKVCEAYGVWAEKSMYGRRFMGVERSTFLIDRDGVIARVWRKVKVPGHVADVLEAARMMAT; this comes from the coding sequence ATGGCGAAGGCCCCCGATGTCGGCGATCCGGCCCCGGACTTCACTCTTCCAACCGATGGAGGCGGCGAATTCTCGCTCGCCGCGCATCGCGGCGAGCCGGTCGTGATCTACTTTTATCCGAAGGACAACACGCCCGGTTGCACCAAAGAGGCGATCTCCTTCAGCTCCGAAATCGAGGCGTTTCGCTCCGCCGGCATTTCTGTCGTCGGGATTTCTCCCGATAGCGCAGCGAGCCACGACAAGTTCAAGACGAAGCACGACCTCTCCGTCACCCTCGTTTCCGATGAAGATACGAAGGTTTGCGAGGCCTATGGCGTGTGGGCAGAAAAATCCATGTACGGCCGCCGCTTTATGGGTGTCGAGCGTTCGACCTTTCTGATCGACCGCGACGGCGTGATCGCGCGCGTCTGGCGCAAGGTGAAAGTCCCCGGTCATGTCGCGGACGTTTTGGAAGCCGCACGGATGATGGCGACCTGA
- a CDS encoding M23 family metallopeptidase, whose translation MVPFSSSQPSSKRRKEPPRVIISRRGRLTSYTLRPWLFGSIASVFVLFGTGYIGGTAYLFYRDGLLDAAVARQAELQHVYEDRIARLRGEIDKVTSKHLVETQSMEEQLATLLDRQEAIFRRQSLLDDVMQRAEAAGISIAETRMTTPRPRPERPFKQLAAAPEDRSDPEESQALGYAEDGRSRADIITGSIFAHPGEAEVKPAAAKTSALESDKLRPLLKSMDGALRDSFATQLDAAAVLSAASYAETERLETTLNDLGFSNLVPRKRASTGDDATGGPFVPVDGDAALRGLAFVETIDGIDSTLANVRDMRRKLASLPLGRPIIAPRSSGFGYRTDPFLKRPALHTGIDFRAVSGSPVRATAPGEVVEAGWNGGYGKMIEIRHAHGVSTRYGHLSRIDVKVGDKITTGEVIGRVGSTGRSTGPHLHYETRRDGRPEDPTPFLKTERFS comes from the coding sequence ATGGTCCCCTTCTCAAGTTCCCAGCCTTCTTCCAAACGCCGAAAAGAACCGCCGCGCGTCATCATCTCCCGGCGCGGGCGACTCACATCCTACACGCTTCGGCCCTGGCTCTTCGGGTCGATCGCCAGCGTCTTCGTCCTGTTCGGGACAGGCTATATCGGCGGAACCGCCTACCTCTTTTATCGGGACGGCCTCCTCGATGCGGCCGTCGCCCGTCAGGCGGAGCTGCAACATGTCTATGAAGACCGGATTGCGCGGCTGAGAGGCGAAATCGACAAAGTCACCAGCAAGCATCTCGTCGAGACGCAATCGATGGAGGAGCAATTGGCGACCTTGCTCGACCGTCAGGAGGCGATCTTCCGTCGCCAGTCGCTCCTCGACGACGTGATGCAAAGGGCCGAGGCAGCCGGCATCAGCATTGCCGAAACACGCATGACGACGCCGAGGCCGCGACCCGAGCGACCGTTCAAGCAATTGGCGGCCGCACCAGAAGACCGTTCGGATCCAGAGGAAAGCCAAGCGCTCGGCTATGCCGAGGACGGACGCTCGCGGGCAGACATCATCACCGGGAGCATTTTCGCTCACCCGGGGGAGGCTGAGGTCAAACCGGCGGCGGCCAAAACGAGCGCTCTCGAGAGCGACAAGCTGCGCCCGCTCCTCAAATCGATGGATGGAGCGTTGCGAGACAGCTTCGCAACGCAACTGGATGCCGCAGCGGTTCTCTCAGCCGCGTCTTACGCCGAAACCGAACGCCTCGAGACGACGCTCAACGATCTCGGCTTTTCGAACCTCGTTCCGAGGAAGAGAGCCTCCACGGGCGATGACGCTACAGGCGGACCTTTCGTGCCCGTCGACGGCGACGCGGCCTTGCGCGGCCTCGCCTTCGTGGAAACCATCGACGGGATCGATTCCACTCTCGCCAATGTGCGGGATATGCGCCGCAAGCTCGCGTCTTTGCCTCTCGGACGCCCCATCATCGCGCCACGGTCTTCCGGCTTCGGCTATCGCACGGACCCGTTTTTGAAGCGGCCGGCCTTGCATACAGGAATCGACTTCCGTGCCGTGAGCGGGTCGCCGGTTCGCGCCACGGCTCCGGGCGAAGTCGTCGAAGCCGGATGGAACGGCGGTTATGGCAAGATGATCGAGATCCGCCACGCTCACGGCGTCAGCACGCGCTATGGACATCTGTCGCGCATCGACGTGAAGGTCGGCGACAAGATCACCACCGGCGAAGTCATCGGACGCGTCGGCTCGACCGGGCGCTCCACGGGCCCGCACCTTCACTACGAAACAAGGCGCGACGGCCGGCCGGAAGACCCGACGCCGTTCTTGAAAACCGAGCGCTTCAGCTAA
- the prfB gene encoding peptide chain release factor 2 (programmed frameshift), which translates to MRAEIENLVDEIREALTLIRRHLDWDVSQKRLAKLNERVEDPTLWDDPQEAQKVMRERQRLETAISGVREIEASIADSIELIELAEEEDDETVIAEAEKSLVALHKDVQRRQVEALLSGEADASDAYLEVHAGAGGTESQDWASMLLRMYTRWGERRKFSVELISQTDGEEAGIKSATLLLKGENAYGWLKTESGVHRLVRISPFDSQARRHTSFSSVWVYPVVDDNIEIEIQDKDIRIDTYRSSGAGGQHVNTTDSAVRITHLPTGIVVTSSEKSQHQNRANAMKALKSRLYEMELKKREESIQEAHEAKSEIGWGHQIRSYVLQPYQLVKDLRTSVEHTTPSEVLDGDLDGFMEAALAQRVGSTDNTEEAAE; encoded by the exons ATGCGCGCCGAAATCGAAAACCTCGTTGACGAGATCAGGGAGGCGCTGACCCTGATAAGGAGGCATCTT GACTGGGATGTCTCTCAGAAACGTCTCGCCAAGCTGAACGAACGTGTCGAAGACCCGACGCTGTGGGATGACCCGCAGGAAGCTCAGAAGGTGATGCGCGAGCGCCAGCGGCTGGAGACGGCCATTTCCGGCGTCCGTGAGATCGAAGCGAGCATCGCCGACAGCATCGAGCTGATCGAGCTTGCCGAGGAGGAAGACGACGAGACCGTCATTGCCGAGGCCGAGAAGTCCCTCGTGGCTCTGCATAAGGACGTGCAGAGGCGGCAGGTCGAAGCGCTGCTTTCAGGCGAAGCCGATGCGAGCGATGCCTATCTCGAAGTCCACGCCGGCGCGGGCGGTACGGAGAGCCAGGACTGGGCCTCAATGCTCTTGCGCATGTATACGCGCTGGGGCGAGCGTCGAAAATTCTCCGTCGAACTCATCTCGCAGACCGACGGCGAAGAAGCCGGCATCAAGTCAGCTACCCTCCTGCTCAAAGGCGAGAATGCCTATGGTTGGCTGAAGACCGAATCGGGCGTTCACCGTCTCGTCCGGATTTCGCCCTTCGACAGCCAGGCTCGCCGGCATACGTCGTTCTCCTCCGTCTGGGTCTATCCGGTTGTCGACGACAACATCGAGATCGAGATCCAGGACAAGGATATCCGCATCGACACCTACCGTTCCTCGGGTGCAGGCGGACAGCACGTCAACACGACCGATTCGGCCGTGCGTATTACGCACTTGCCGACAGGCATCGTGGTCACGTCATCGGAGAAGTCGCAGCACCAGAATCGCGCCAACGCCATGAAGGCGTTGAAGTCGAGGCTCTATGAGATGGAGCTGAAGAAGCGCGAGGAATCGATCCAAGAGGCCCACGAAGCCAAGTCCGAAATCGGCTGGGGTCATCAGATCCGCTCGTATGTGCTGCAGCCTTACCAGCTGGTCAAAGACCTGCGCACATCCGTGGAGCACACGACGCCGTCGGAGGTTCTCGACGGGGATCTGGACGGCTTCATGGAAGCGGCTCTCGCCCAGCGCGTGGGCAGCACTGACAACACTGAGGAAGCGGCCGAATAG